The proteins below are encoded in one region of Bifidobacterium dentium JCM 1195 = DSM 20436:
- a CDS encoding SpaA isopeptide-forming pilin-related protein: MRGNSNMTLHSAAWRRMVAAFVAVATLLAMVVVSGVASHQSAWAGELQGFDIGSKVTSLEIKKKVNGSWVDAVEITPDDDVRVTVQFVGAETQSIKSNGNKAYIKVDGPADCSSFAGKSYELTDSAYSVSHGGTPGNYEYVKQGDNWYIVLTFNDAYLDWGGQTIQGSVYLNMKAAQDQYPSDGKSETITIGEKSGQVTVKPGKDQQGGDGKGSYNLQKSASNLHYSEDSKTAYYDYTVTLTVNKDVTGPIEMKDTLTGKGWSYVEGSWKVSGDNAPSISPTVGTNDSGATASIIIGENGKTIKAGTYTITYSTSTSIESSKFKSKDGISNKVEISGSDAGTTIWPSSKTQTINKSGNYADGEITWTVTLNKGDIVQFLDQPADFTDTIPDGLELDGDVTVTQYNADGSVVGSSSATVTDGKTISYSTPTGQYYYVITYKTKVSDNASIPIGGKEFTNTGKTTGGLEGTSDGKVTVPNHVVDKQRVSQDNPTSTDGKTTANVHWKTTINVNGSLDGYTYDDYAGTYWSNILNKHVNPMSMSDAQRNAIVVKGADGKALTKGTDYTVSASDHTENGIATGLFKIIFKEVTGPVTIEYETTVDGSMLNGQTARNVAYVTDGKGHSDTDEAYTETIQVINKKDLIWKFSNTQNDGDASEKNIDLEVGQALPWTLWLNKGKTLTGDLTVVDTLPEGVKFDESSLKIAIASDGNVYGNVGTWGTLGDSSKVTYQYDSSTRQLTLRIPKEAYVVNGQSLMIFVTYSTPVTDASGKGFSDNDRLKFTNKASLEQNGETADTSFTENVKRTPVAKHGSYDQINGKLNYTIPLNPDGATLNGGSPLTVTDTLQAGSMQSKVKLDSVKLFTAVTVDGTIQAGTWVKDLQLADNASVDTYTYDEANNKFETKIADSTAYVLETTYSVSGADDVADDIQVTNTVKLSGNQEWNKSDQSTKIEAATGGSVSTGDHILLIKHDKAYFEKKLSGAKFTLEALRDGTWMSLAILITNDQGQALYPSGQENVGLRQTLYRLTEIQAPDGYELDSTPYYFYVIDEDATFDVPESIEGDQSYEPSNVVAYKLPKNQNAMLTIDRYDEEEVKPNPGQIKVTKVWKDKDGQEVTDPVALSKMVPVQITLTKTVTAEDGSVTTETVGTKELSSDNNWVCEWNDLSAEENVKYSVIETPVDGYRATYKLNGEASAGTNFSLEQDGDLVTVTNTPASASVELPSTGGMGDAWFIGGGVLTVLVASFGLAESLKNAKRSKVSQK; this comes from the coding sequence ATGAGGGGCAATTCAAACATGACCTTACATAGTGCGGCTTGGCGCAGGATGGTAGCCGCCTTCGTCGCCGTCGCCACCCTCCTCGCCATGGTCGTAGTCAGCGGCGTTGCGTCCCACCAGTCCGCTTGGGCCGGTGAACTACAGGGCTTTGATATCGGTAGTAAAGTAACGAGCCTTGAAATCAAGAAGAAGGTCAATGGCTCATGGGTGGACGCGGTAGAAATCACTCCGGATGATGATGTCCGTGTGACGGTGCAGTTTGTCGGTGCTGAAACCCAGTCAATCAAGTCAAATGGGAACAAAGCATATATTAAGGTTGATGGTCCTGCGGATTGTTCCAGCTTCGCCGGTAAGTCGTATGAGCTTACGGATAGTGCGTATTCGGTGAGCCACGGTGGAACTCCTGGAAATTATGAATACGTGAAGCAGGGAGACAACTGGTACATTGTTTTGACCTTCAATGATGCTTACCTGGACTGGGGCGGACAAACGATTCAGGGCAGTGTCTATCTGAATATGAAGGCTGCGCAAGATCAATATCCTTCGGATGGAAAATCTGAGACCATCACAATTGGTGAGAAATCGGGGCAGGTGACGGTCAAGCCGGGCAAAGACCAGCAAGGGGGAGACGGCAAAGGCTCGTACAATCTTCAGAAATCTGCATCCAACCTTCATTATTCGGAAGATAGCAAGACAGCATATTACGACTACACCGTTACGTTGACGGTCAATAAAGATGTGACCGGTCCCATCGAAATGAAGGACACTCTGACCGGCAAAGGCTGGAGCTATGTTGAAGGCAGTTGGAAGGTGTCCGGAGACAACGCTCCCAGCATCAGCCCTACGGTAGGGACTAATGATAGTGGTGCGACCGCTTCCATCATTATCGGTGAGAACGGCAAGACCATCAAAGCCGGAACTTACACCATTACCTACAGTACGTCGACCAGCATTGAATCCAGCAAGTTCAAATCTAAGGACGGCATCTCCAACAAGGTAGAGATCAGCGGATCCGACGCAGGCACGACCATATGGCCTTCCTCTAAAACCCAGACCATTAATAAATCGGGAAATTATGCAGATGGAGAGATCACTTGGACTGTGACCCTGAATAAGGGAGACATCGTTCAATTTTTGGACCAACCAGCTGACTTCACCGATACCATCCCTGACGGTTTGGAACTTGATGGTGATGTGACGGTGACTCAGTACAACGCTGACGGCTCCGTCGTGGGGTCGAGTTCTGCGACCGTGACGGATGGTAAGACCATCTCGTACAGCACGCCGACAGGTCAGTACTACTATGTAATCACCTACAAAACCAAGGTCTCCGATAACGCTTCCATTCCGATCGGCGGAAAGGAATTCACCAATACGGGCAAGACCACCGGCGGGCTCGAAGGCACGTCCGACGGCAAAGTGACCGTACCTAACCATGTAGTGGACAAGCAGAGGGTCTCACAGGATAATCCGACCTCCACTGATGGTAAGACCACCGCCAACGTGCATTGGAAGACGACCATCAATGTCAATGGGTCCTTGGACGGCTACACATATGACGATTATGCCGGAACCTATTGGTCCAACATTTTGAATAAACATGTCAATCCAATGAGTATGTCCGATGCCCAAAGGAACGCCATCGTCGTGAAGGGCGCCGATGGAAAAGCGCTCACTAAGGGAACGGATTACACTGTTTCCGCGAGTGATCATACCGAAAATGGCATTGCCACAGGATTGTTCAAAATCATCTTCAAAGAAGTTACGGGACCGGTGACCATTGAATACGAGACCACGGTCGACGGAAGTATGTTGAATGGGCAAACAGCCAGGAACGTGGCGTATGTTACTGATGGTAAAGGCCATTCGGATACCGATGAAGCGTACACTGAGACGATTCAGGTGATAAACAAGAAGGACCTGATTTGGAAGTTCTCGAATACTCAAAATGACGGCGATGCTTCGGAAAAGAACATCGACCTTGAAGTAGGGCAGGCTCTGCCTTGGACGTTGTGGCTGAACAAGGGCAAGACCCTCACGGGAGACCTGACCGTTGTGGACACGCTGCCCGAGGGAGTCAAATTCGATGAAAGCAGTCTGAAGATCGCGATTGCGTCGGACGGCAACGTCTATGGCAATGTGGGTACATGGGGAACATTGGGCGATTCAAGCAAAGTCACGTACCAGTATGACTCGTCCACTCGCCAATTGACTTTGAGGATTCCCAAAGAAGCATATGTCGTCAACGGACAAAGTCTTATGATTTTCGTTACTTATTCGACGCCGGTCACCGACGCGAGCGGAAAAGGCTTCTCTGATAACGATCGATTGAAGTTCACTAACAAGGCTTCCTTGGAGCAGAATGGTGAAACGGCGGATACTTCATTCACGGAAAATGTAAAGCGCACACCTGTGGCCAAACATGGTTCATATGACCAGATAAACGGTAAATTGAACTACACGATTCCGCTGAATCCAGATGGTGCGACACTGAACGGTGGCTCACCGCTCACGGTGACCGATACCCTTCAGGCCGGCAGCATGCAGTCCAAGGTCAAACTCGATTCGGTCAAGCTTTTCACCGCAGTCACCGTGGATGGCACTATTCAGGCCGGAACTTGGGTGAAGGACCTGCAACTTGCGGATAATGCGTCTGTTGACACATATACGTATGACGAGGCAAACAACAAGTTCGAAACCAAAATCGCCGATTCCACCGCATACGTGTTGGAAACGACCTATTCCGTATCTGGTGCGGATGATGTTGCCGACGATATCCAAGTGACGAACACTGTGAAGTTGTCTGGTAACCAGGAATGGAACAAGAGCGATCAGTCGACAAAAATCGAAGCGGCAACCGGAGGCAGTGTTTCGACCGGCGATCATATTCTGCTGATCAAGCATGATAAGGCTTACTTCGAAAAGAAGCTCTCTGGCGCTAAGTTCACACTTGAGGCTTTACGAGATGGCACTTGGATGAGTCTTGCAATCCTGATCACAAACGATCAAGGACAGGCGCTGTATCCATCTGGCCAAGAGAATGTGGGACTTCGCCAGACTCTGTACCGCTTGACCGAAATCCAGGCCCCCGACGGATACGAGCTCGATTCGACCCCGTATTACTTCTACGTAATCGACGAGGATGCTACATTCGACGTTCCGGAGAGTATTGAAGGAGACCAGTCGTACGAGCCCTCGAATGTTGTGGCGTATAAGTTGCCGAAGAATCAGAACGCCATGTTGACCATCGACCGGTATGACGAAGAAGAGGTCAAGCCGAATCCAGGCCAGATCAAAGTCACTAAGGTCTGGAAAGACAAGGATGGCCAAGAGGTGACGGATCCGGTTGCTTTGAGCAAGATGGTTCCGGTTCAGATTACTCTGACGAAGACCGTGACTGCGGAAGACGGCTCCGTTACGACTGAAACAGTTGGCACCAAGGAACTTTCCTCCGACAACAACTGGGTGTGCGAATGGAACGATTTGTCTGCAGAGGAAAACGTCAAGTATTCCGTGATCGAAACACCGGTGGACGGATATAGGGCAACGTACAAACTGAACGGAGAGGCTTCTGCCGGCACGAACTTCAGTCTTGAACAGGATGGTGACTTGGTCACGGTTACCAACACTCCGGCATCAGCCAGTGTGGAGCTCCCCTCGACCGGCGGAATGGGCGATGCCTGGTTCATTGGCGGTGGCGTGCTGACGGTGTTGGTGGCGAGCTTCGGGCTGGCCGAATCCCTCAAGAACGCCAAGCGTAGCAAGGTTTCCCAGAAGTGA
- a CDS encoding isopeptide-forming domain-containing fimbrial protein: MKRAINALVAVLATVAMAVAGFMGAGTAFADEANTITGPKNGHTYEAYQIFTGDLADGKLSNVKWGSATAKNGTAVTDAELKTVTDLASKSVNDNAQATANAIAAYLKSDAQPTATIDDTNPTAQVPSGYYLIKDKNNTVPDGQAATTYIVTVAGNVTITPKSDVPSFEKKLKDTNDTTGETSDWQDSADYDINDAVPFKLEGTVASNYADYDTYYFAFHDVEENSLTFNKDSVKVYVDDTEITSGYSVVTEGLTDDCTFEVKFANLKTIDGVKAGSKIRVEYTSTLNENAVLGKHGNVNKAKLQFSNNPNDSQNGETSPTGETPWDNVIVFTYKTVINKVDDKNQPLKGAEFTLSKKMKDGSTKTVAVVKDSEGTTFTFNGLDDGDYVLTETKTPAGYNSIKPITFTVTANHTITWEGEDRDTILTSLSGNAASGEITFTPTDDKSELDTNVVNKPGSSLPETGGMGTIVLYAAGAVLVIAAGVYFGLKKKNAR, from the coding sequence ATGAAGAGGGCAATCAACGCTCTGGTTGCGGTGCTCGCCACCGTTGCCATGGCAGTCGCTGGTTTCATGGGCGCGGGTACTGCGTTCGCAGATGAGGCCAATACCATCACCGGTCCGAAGAATGGCCATACCTATGAGGCCTATCAGATCTTCACTGGTGATCTGGCTGATGGCAAGCTGTCCAACGTCAAGTGGGGCTCCGCTACTGCAAAGAACGGTACCGCTGTCACCGATGCGGAATTGAAGACGGTCACCGATCTGGCTTCCAAGTCCGTGAATGACAATGCGCAGGCGACCGCGAACGCCATCGCCGCGTATCTCAAGTCCGATGCCCAGCCGACCGCGACCATCGATGACACCAACCCCACCGCTCAGGTGCCGTCTGGCTACTACCTGATCAAGGACAAGAACAACACGGTTCCTGACGGACAGGCCGCCACCACCTACATCGTGACCGTGGCCGGTAATGTGACTATCACCCCGAAGTCCGACGTTCCGTCCTTCGAGAAGAAGCTGAAGGATACCAACGACACCACCGGTGAGACCTCCGACTGGCAGGATTCTGCCGACTACGACATCAACGATGCCGTCCCGTTCAAGCTCGAAGGCACCGTGGCTTCCAACTACGCCGACTATGACACTTACTACTTCGCCTTCCATGATGTCGAAGAGAACAGCCTGACCTTCAACAAGGACTCCGTCAAGGTCTATGTCGACGACACTGAGATCACCAGCGGCTATTCGGTTGTGACCGAAGGCCTGACCGACGATTGCACCTTCGAGGTGAAGTTCGCTAACCTGAAGACCATCGATGGCGTTAAGGCCGGTTCCAAGATCCGCGTCGAGTACACCTCCACGTTGAACGAGAACGCCGTCCTTGGTAAGCATGGCAACGTGAACAAGGCCAAGCTCCAGTTCTCCAACAACCCGAACGACTCCCAGAACGGTGAAACCAGCCCGACCGGCGAGACCCCGTGGGACAACGTCATCGTGTTCACCTACAAGACCGTCATCAACAAGGTCGACGACAAGAACCAGCCGCTGAAGGGCGCCGAATTCACCCTGAGCAAGAAGATGAAGGATGGATCCACCAAGACCGTGGCCGTCGTGAAGGACAGCGAAGGCACCACCTTCACCTTCAACGGCCTGGATGACGGCGACTACGTCCTGACCGAAACCAAGACCCCGGCCGGCTACAACTCCATCAAGCCGATCACCTTCACCGTGACCGCCAACCATACGATCACCTGGGAAGGCGAAGATCGTGACACGATCCTGACCAGCCTGAGCGGCAACGCCGCTTCTGGTGAGATCACCTTCACGCCTACGGATGACAAGTCCGAGCTGGACACCAACGTGGTCAACAAGCCGGGTTCCTCCCTGCCGGAGACCGGTGGCATGGGCACCATCGTGCTGTACGCTGCCGGTGCCGTCCTGGTGATCGCGGCCGGCGTGTACTTCGGTCTCAAGAAGAAGAACGCTCGCTGA
- a CDS encoding class C sortase, whose translation MSRHRVRKAKASLGSRIMSAFFAFVLVAGLVLLAYPSVANWWNQLHQSRAVATYIAQSKDYSKQQRKVMIAMARQYNAQLSQRALLSKSENENDRWVMTDAEKRYYESVLDSTGTGVMGYVTIPSIKVRLPIYHGTDEGILQIATGHIAGSSLPVGGESTHAVVSGHTGLPSAKLFTGLDKLKKGDTFAFHVLDQTYTYQVDQISVVLPKDLSKLNIESGMDYATLVTCTPYGVNTHRLLVRGHRIANPDAADTTDYDARIRLMSAIIITTTLLVLTAIFSWLAWTTRRYLAQKRAMRPMPLSGEPWDDVAGIADPLNDNQRRHAKEWRK comes from the coding sequence ATGAGTCGGCACAGGGTACGGAAAGCCAAGGCGAGCCTGGGATCGCGGATCATGTCCGCGTTCTTCGCGTTCGTGCTCGTGGCGGGGTTGGTCCTGCTGGCGTATCCGAGTGTCGCGAACTGGTGGAACCAGTTGCACCAGTCACGGGCCGTGGCGACCTACATCGCGCAGAGCAAGGATTATTCCAAACAGCAGCGCAAGGTCATGATCGCCATGGCACGCCAATATAATGCGCAGCTTTCGCAGCGGGCGTTGCTAAGCAAGAGCGAGAACGAGAACGACCGTTGGGTCATGACCGATGCCGAGAAACGGTATTACGAGAGCGTGCTCGACAGCACCGGCACGGGTGTGATGGGCTACGTGACCATCCCCAGCATCAAGGTGCGCCTGCCGATCTACCACGGCACCGACGAGGGCATCCTGCAGATCGCGACCGGCCATATCGCGGGCAGTTCGCTGCCGGTGGGCGGCGAGTCCACGCATGCGGTGGTGTCCGGGCATACCGGACTGCCCAGTGCCAAGCTTTTCACCGGCCTGGACAAGCTGAAGAAGGGCGACACGTTCGCCTTCCATGTGCTCGACCAGACCTACACGTATCAGGTGGACCAGATCAGCGTGGTCCTGCCGAAAGACCTTTCAAAACTGAACATCGAGTCGGGTATGGATTACGCGACCCTGGTGACCTGCACGCCGTACGGCGTGAACACGCACCGTCTGCTGGTGCGCGGGCACCGCATCGCGAACCCGGATGCCGCCGACACGACCGACTATGACGCGCGCATCCGGCTGATGAGCGCGATCATCATCACCACGACGCTGCTCGTGCTCACGGCCATCTTCTCGTGGCTGGCCTGGACGACGAGACGCTACCTCGCGCAGAAGAGGGCGATGCGGCCGATGCCGTTATCGGGGGAGCCATGGGACGACGTGGCCGGCATCGCGGACCCGTTGAACGACAACCAACGCCGACATGCAAAGGAATGGCGAAAATGA
- a CDS encoding Cna B-type domain-containing protein translates to MNNHDNGRVRGLFHAVAMIVAFVCAAACALAVALGAGVAVAHADETGRAGGTGTIELKYEYQGESLEGDGVSLYRVADWDGGAFTLRDEYADADFGTDARGWDGLMDDLKDGKASAEQFQAAANTLDAYVRAEGIEATQTGTIYGLGASFSGVDKGLYLVVYDRFEDAVKTCGSSASLVSVPSNENGKLVSDVKAYSKSSCEATPESPETTRVDVTKVWKGDTQQARPGSIQVQLIRDGEVYDTATLAAGNNWKHSWSGLDASHDWLVREKNVPEGYVVAVERDSTDVTITNTATKQASTGSNVMVVAGLMVAVALAALVTLAIVRTRRNRN, encoded by the coding sequence ATGAACAATCACGATAACGGCCGTGTTCGCGGCCTCTTTCACGCAGTCGCGATGATTGTGGCGTTCGTGTGCGCCGCGGCCTGCGCCCTTGCGGTCGCGCTGGGTGCGGGCGTCGCCGTGGCGCATGCGGACGAGACGGGGCGGGCCGGCGGGACCGGCACCATCGAACTGAAGTACGAATACCAAGGCGAGTCGCTCGAGGGCGACGGGGTGAGCCTGTACCGCGTGGCCGATTGGGACGGCGGCGCGTTCACGCTGCGCGACGAGTACGCCGACGCCGACTTCGGCACCGACGCGCGCGGCTGGGACGGTCTCATGGACGACCTGAAGGATGGCAAGGCCAGTGCCGAACAGTTCCAGGCGGCCGCCAACACGTTAGACGCGTACGTACGCGCCGAGGGCATCGAAGCGACGCAGACCGGCACCATCTACGGGCTGGGCGCCTCCTTCTCCGGCGTGGACAAGGGCCTGTACCTGGTGGTCTACGACCGTTTCGAGGACGCCGTGAAGACGTGCGGCTCCTCCGCGAGCCTGGTGTCCGTGCCGTCCAACGAGAACGGCAAGCTCGTGTCGGACGTGAAGGCGTATTCCAAGAGTTCGTGCGAGGCGACTCCGGAGAGCCCGGAGACCACGCGGGTGGACGTCACCAAGGTATGGAAGGGCGACACGCAGCAGGCGCGTCCCGGGTCCATCCAGGTGCAGCTGATCCGTGACGGCGAGGTGTACGACACCGCGACATTGGCCGCCGGGAACAATTGGAAACATTCGTGGAGCGGCCTGGATGCCTCGCATGACTGGCTCGTCAGGGAGAAGAACGTGCCGGAGGGTTACGTGGTGGCCGTCGAGCGTGACTCGACCGATGTCACGATCACGAACACCGCGACCAAGCAGGCGAGTACCGGCTCGAACGTGATGGTCGTGGCCGGGCTCATGGTCGCTGTGGCGTTGGCGGCGCTGGTGACGCTCGCCATAGTCCGCACACGCCGCAACCGCAACTGA
- a CDS encoding HTH domain-containing protein, with the protein MAGSQGLFTLKEAAYLRSLPAVKEVSATRITYSDRFKVECVRRYLKGESARKIFRDAGLDPSLIGAKRIERCIARWKTTKSIVDEAARIDANASGEDGVDTAASGQVGCIDAKSVLDSYDIANAAFAAISTSKSGREMFDVRDLIIYQQVQQITALQEKVAELQRRIEHLTDVAAARNVATETAAATD; encoded by the coding sequence ATGGCAGGCAGTCAAGGGCTGTTCACGCTCAAAGAGGCCGCTTACCTGCGGTCTCTTCCGGCTGTGAAAGAGGTGAGTGCCACTCGCATCACCTATTCCGACCGATTCAAGGTCGAATGCGTACGCCGTTACCTCAAGGGGGAATCGGCCCGCAAGATCTTCCGCGATGCTGGGCTCGATCCGTCCCTTATCGGGGCGAAGCGCATCGAACGTTGCATCGCACGCTGGAAGACCACCAAATCCATTGTCGATGAAGCCGCAAGGATCGATGCCAACGCCAGTGGCGAAGACGGCGTCGATACCGCCGCCTCCGGGCAGGTGGGGTGCATCGATGCGAAATCCGTGCTTGATAGCTACGACATCGCCAACGCGGCGTTCGCAGCGATCAGCACCAGCAAATCCGGTCGCGAAATGTTCGACGTGCGCGACTTGATCATCTACCAGCAGGTGCAGCAAATCACCGCCCTGCAAGAGAAGGTGGCCGAGTTGCAGCGTCGCATCGAACATTTGACCGATGTCGCCGCTGCCAGGAATGTCGCGACCGAAACCGCGGCGGCGACCGACTGA
- a CDS encoding lysophospholipid acyltransferase family protein, producing MASKGKPSPRSAVKPLSDAQVAKLAAAHHLVDPTRDFPTGPRTANTAEIEAQNPKATHRLLTGCDVVLRNRSKVRAWGLEHVPETGPFITAATHVTMYDVFVPMVGLFHQGRRPRYMAKAEMATWPLIGKWFQLVGMQPVQRRSGKAKAIEETSIEILTSGRPLTVWPEGTVTRDPQKWPMSMKNGVGVIALESSRRLGYQVPLFCSVTWGAASINHFWPWPRKNVVMCYDAALDYADLLEGSSEWGESVPEHLADELTRRIRVRMTEIMAEIRGEQAPDGYWDYRTMRRVRE from the coding sequence ATGGCATCTAAAGGAAAACCCTCACCGAGGTCGGCGGTAAAGCCCTTAAGCGACGCGCAGGTGGCGAAACTGGCGGCGGCACATCATCTGGTCGATCCCACCCGTGACTTTCCGACCGGACCGCGAACGGCCAATACGGCGGAAATCGAAGCGCAGAATCCCAAGGCTACGCACCGGCTGCTGACCGGCTGCGACGTGGTGCTCCGCAACCGCAGCAAGGTGCGCGCGTGGGGGCTTGAGCATGTGCCGGAAACCGGTCCGTTCATCACCGCGGCGACGCATGTGACCATGTACGACGTGTTCGTGCCGATGGTCGGCCTGTTCCATCAGGGACGCCGCCCCCGTTACATGGCGAAAGCCGAAATGGCGACCTGGCCGCTGATCGGCAAATGGTTCCAGCTGGTCGGCATGCAGCCCGTACAGAGACGTTCAGGTAAGGCAAAGGCCATCGAAGAGACGTCGATCGAAATTCTGACCTCCGGACGACCGCTGACCGTGTGGCCGGAAGGCACCGTGACGCGCGACCCCCAGAAGTGGCCGATGAGCATGAAGAACGGCGTGGGCGTGATAGCGCTGGAATCCTCACGCAGACTCGGCTACCAAGTACCGCTGTTCTGCTCCGTGACGTGGGGTGCAGCAAGCATCAACCACTTCTGGCCGTGGCCGCGCAAGAACGTGGTGATGTGCTACGACGCGGCGTTGGATTATGCGGATCTGCTGGAGGGCTCTTCCGAGTGGGGCGAGAGCGTGCCGGAACACCTGGCCGATGAGCTGACCCGCCGCATCCGCGTGCGCATGACCGAAATCATGGCCGAAATCCGCGGCGAGCAAGCACCTGACGGCTATTGGGACTACCGCACCATGAGGCGCGTGAGGGAGTAA